One window of Phycisphaeraceae bacterium genomic DNA carries:
- a CDS encoding methyltransferase domain-containing protein, which produces MKQLIRNIIVRLSRPALAATTEAIERQTAALNDLRKDLSVEHGPPPPSLPTGPAIWKGGLSGRAELPDGSPSPSLSRKYLEELRFWVRIARDPEQFPSWTGTFPHVYGGWQQDRNDELASWLDMTPDAYASWCQSTRAVEIGSGPYPFLGRNRWKWAAAVDPLANGYQAEGLVPTECAHVVMIPATGEHVPLADACCDLVVIENCLDHVDDPDAVLRELHRLLRPGGLVWLLVDLMEYRDEMHPNPFSEQRLKDCVAAAGFTTVKMRISKENASHPKAEAECRALLVRDHADGPRRQPKRWGSEVIPAVVHTPIGAGSSTSAS; this is translated from the coding sequence ATGAAGCAGCTCATCAGGAACATCATCGTTCGACTCTCGCGTCCCGCACTCGCGGCGACCACCGAAGCGATCGAGCGACAGACCGCGGCACTCAACGACCTGCGGAAGGACCTGAGCGTCGAGCATGGGCCTCCCCCACCATCGCTCCCCACCGGCCCGGCGATCTGGAAGGGGGGCCTTTCCGGCCGGGCCGAGCTGCCCGACGGCTCTCCCTCGCCCTCGCTGAGCCGAAAGTACCTCGAAGAGCTCCGCTTCTGGGTTCGCATCGCACGCGATCCCGAGCAGTTCCCCAGTTGGACAGGCACATTCCCCCACGTCTACGGCGGCTGGCAGCAGGATCGCAACGACGAGCTCGCCTCGTGGCTCGACATGACCCCCGACGCCTACGCCTCGTGGTGCCAGTCCACGCGGGCGGTCGAGATCGGCTCCGGACCCTACCCCTTCCTCGGGCGGAATCGCTGGAAATGGGCCGCGGCCGTCGATCCCCTCGCAAACGGCTACCAAGCCGAGGGGCTGGTGCCCACAGAGTGCGCCCACGTCGTCATGATCCCCGCGACGGGTGAGCACGTGCCCCTGGCGGACGCCTGCTGCGACCTCGTCGTCATCGAGAACTGCCTCGACCACGTGGACGACCCCGACGCCGTGCTCCGCGAGCTGCACCGATTGCTGCGCCCCGGCGGCCTCGTCTGGCTGCTTGTCGATCTCATGGAGTATCGCGACGAGATGCACCCAAACCCCTTCAGCGAGCAGCGGCTGAAGGACTGCGTCGCTGCCGCGGGTTTCACGACCGTCAAGATGCGGATCTCAAAGGAGAACGCCTCGCACCCGAAAGCCGAGGCCGAATGCCGGGCATTGCTCGTCCGCGACCACGCCGATGGCCCGCGGCGTCAACCCAAGCGATGGGGCTCAGAAGTGATCCCTGCGGTCGTACACACGCCGATCGGGGCGGGCTCGTCTACTTCGGCTTCCTGA
- the mfd gene encoding transcription-repair coupling factor — MAERTLIEAFASLDSVRGLAHALGGGRRSVAIGSAGSSTAYVAGAIAGLLSRPVVLVVAHADDADEAADELAEAGVEAMRLVPLQALPGESGAAIDLLADRLSVVREIVNAPAFGERGCVVVCPIQGLMQAVPTPESLPGLIRQVSRGDRVGPHALANWLEGAGYSRVDAIEEPGDYAVRGGIVDVFVPALGARGSGIGGGGSATGGGVRFDFFGDELERITEVDLETMGSDRSIESVELVCASMDALRSDEGTMQFLDLLPERCVAIIAETLEVVEQGRGYFERVTDSKGIFGPPAVLKSLERRFAVAEVNQFSAGAASADARVELPISPLQTLAREVDQGLAELAGMSRDGTRVLVACQNEGELSRLGELIEQHAPGAAIRPHSGYVHRGFVVDDPGVRLAVVPYHELLHRFGVRRGSGGRVRSTRAMDTFLDFAPGDFVVHAEHGIARYAGLKLMKPRALPGRDVFQPTEHEEYLTLEFAGSAKLHVPATQIDLVQRYIGGFGGKPKLSTLGGSRWKAQKERVAESVKDLAAELLRVRAAREHMPGIAYPADTQWQHEFEEEFPYEETEDQLAALAGIKRDMQSERPMDRLVCGDVGFGKTELAIRAAFKACEFGKQVAILVPTTVLAEQHERTFKSRFAGYPFRVESLSRFKTDAEQKITLDALRKGQVDVIIGTHRLLSKDVAFSDLGLVVVDEEQRFGVEHKEGLLRLRLTADVLSLSATPIPRTLHMAMLGIRDISSLTTPPADRRAIVTEVIPYNERRITQAIARELGREGQVYIVHNRVHNIRSVADDIRRLVPEARIVVGHGQMQPHELEEVMLTFMRREADILVSTTIIESGIDIPTANTMVILDADRFGLADLHQLRGRVGRYKHRAYCYLMLPVDRPVKEKAQKRLRAIEQYSMLGAGFKIAMRDLEIRGAGNLLGPEQSGHIAAVGYDTYCRLLDEAVKRLKNEKVPEPVSATSIEIGIAGVIPKPYVPSDQRRLEIYRRVATVATHAELTKVRGDLVTAYGEPPRAVERLLDLASLRLALAGLGVRTLTIRDKDVIFRTPEPGTLALRLQGIQGTVTPLPPKSTDSLAEVYYRPPPAYMEPETLLAVLRKRLCPAPAGETTQAASDDAAAGLPAKPPVKVKGFAAVSKPKAPVRGSLRKPK, encoded by the coding sequence GTGGCCGAACGGACACTCATCGAGGCGTTTGCGTCTCTCGACTCGGTTCGGGGGTTGGCGCACGCGCTCGGCGGCGGGCGGCGTTCGGTGGCGATCGGCAGCGCGGGGTCATCGACCGCGTATGTTGCGGGCGCGATCGCGGGGCTGCTCTCACGCCCGGTTGTGCTTGTGGTGGCGCATGCCGACGACGCCGATGAAGCGGCGGACGAGCTGGCGGAGGCCGGTGTTGAGGCGATGCGGCTTGTGCCGCTCCAGGCCCTGCCCGGTGAGTCGGGCGCGGCGATCGACCTGCTCGCGGATCGGCTGAGCGTGGTGCGCGAGATCGTGAATGCTCCTGCGTTCGGCGAGCGTGGGTGCGTTGTTGTGTGCCCGATCCAGGGCCTGATGCAGGCGGTGCCGACACCCGAGTCTCTGCCCGGTCTTATCCGTCAGGTGTCGCGGGGGGATCGTGTCGGACCTCACGCGCTTGCGAACTGGCTCGAGGGCGCGGGGTACTCGCGCGTCGACGCGATCGAGGAGCCGGGTGATTACGCGGTCAGGGGCGGGATTGTTGACGTCTTCGTGCCCGCGCTCGGCGCACGCGGGAGTGGCATTGGGGGTGGGGGGAGCGCGACAGGGGGGGGCGTCAGGTTCGATTTCTTCGGAGATGAGTTGGAGCGGATTACAGAGGTCGATCTGGAGACCATGGGCTCGGATCGGTCGATCGAGTCGGTCGAGCTTGTGTGTGCGTCGATGGATGCGCTCCGGTCCGACGAGGGGACTATGCAGTTCCTCGATCTGCTCCCCGAGCGGTGTGTCGCGATCATCGCTGAGACGCTGGAGGTGGTCGAGCAGGGGCGTGGGTACTTCGAGCGCGTGACGGATTCCAAGGGCATCTTCGGGCCGCCCGCCGTGTTGAAATCGCTGGAGCGCCGGTTCGCGGTCGCGGAAGTGAACCAGTTCTCGGCCGGCGCGGCCTCTGCGGACGCGCGGGTCGAGCTGCCGATCTCGCCACTCCAGACCTTGGCGCGCGAGGTCGATCAGGGGCTGGCGGAACTGGCGGGCATGTCGCGGGATGGAACGCGCGTGCTCGTCGCGTGTCAGAACGAGGGAGAGCTGTCGCGACTCGGAGAGTTGATCGAGCAGCACGCACCCGGAGCGGCGATACGGCCTCATTCCGGATACGTCCATCGCGGATTTGTCGTAGATGATCCGGGCGTTCGTCTGGCTGTGGTTCCTTACCACGAGCTGCTCCATCGGTTCGGCGTGAGGCGAGGGTCCGGCGGGCGAGTGCGCTCGACGCGCGCGATGGACACGTTCCTGGATTTCGCGCCCGGCGACTTCGTGGTGCATGCCGAGCACGGCATCGCCCGCTACGCGGGATTGAAATTGATGAAGCCCCGGGCACTGCCGGGGCGGGATGTCTTTCAGCCGACAGAGCACGAGGAGTATCTGACGCTGGAGTTCGCCGGCTCGGCGAAGCTGCACGTGCCGGCGACGCAGATCGATCTGGTGCAGCGATACATCGGCGGGTTCGGCGGGAAGCCGAAGCTCTCGACGCTCGGAGGCAGCCGCTGGAAGGCCCAGAAGGAGCGGGTTGCGGAGTCCGTGAAGGACCTGGCGGCGGAGTTGCTGCGTGTGCGTGCGGCACGGGAGCACATGCCGGGCATCGCGTATCCGGCGGACACGCAGTGGCAGCATGAGTTCGAGGAGGAGTTCCCGTACGAGGAGACGGAGGATCAGTTGGCCGCGCTGGCGGGGATCAAACGCGACATGCAGTCCGAGCGTCCGATGGATCGTCTTGTGTGCGGCGACGTGGGATTTGGGAAGACCGAGCTGGCGATCCGCGCGGCGTTCAAGGCGTGTGAGTTCGGCAAGCAGGTGGCGATCCTCGTGCCGACGACGGTGTTGGCCGAGCAGCACGAGCGGACGTTCAAGTCGAGGTTCGCGGGGTATCCCTTCCGCGTGGAGTCGTTGTCGCGGTTCAAGACCGATGCTGAGCAGAAGATAACGCTTGATGCGCTGCGGAAGGGGCAGGTCGATGTCATCATCGGCACGCATCGGCTGCTCTCCAAGGACGTTGCGTTCTCGGATCTGGGGCTGGTTGTTGTCGATGAGGAGCAGCGGTTCGGCGTGGAGCACAAGGAGGGGCTGCTGCGTCTGCGCCTGACGGCCGATGTGCTTTCGCTCTCGGCAACACCGATCCCGCGAACGCTGCACATGGCGATGCTCGGGATCCGTGATATCTCCAGTCTGACGACGCCCCCGGCGGATCGAAGGGCGATCGTGACCGAGGTCATTCCGTACAACGAGCGTCGTATCACGCAGGCGATCGCGAGGGAACTGGGGCGTGAGGGCCAGGTCTACATCGTGCACAATCGGGTGCACAACATCCGGTCGGTCGCGGACGACATCCGGCGGCTGGTGCCTGAGGCGAGGATCGTGGTGGGGCACGGGCAGATGCAGCCCCACGAGCTGGAAGAGGTGATGCTCACCTTCATGCGCCGCGAGGCGGACATCCTGGTGAGCACGACGATCATCGAGTCGGGCATCGATATCCCGACCGCAAACACGATGGTCATCCTCGATGCGGATCGCTTCGGGCTCGCGGATCTTCACCAGTTGCGAGGGCGCGTCGGCCGGTACAAGCACAGGGCGTACTGCTATCTGATGCTGCCGGTCGATCGTCCGGTGAAGGAAAAGGCCCAGAAGCGGCTTCGGGCGATCGAGCAGTACTCGATGCTCGGGGCCGGGTTCAAGATCGCGATGCGGGACCTCGAGATCCGCGGCGCGGGCAACCTGCTGGGGCCGGAGCAGTCGGGCCACATCGCGGCGGTGGGGTATGACACATACTGCCGCCTGCTGGACGAGGCCGTGAAGCGTCTCAAGAACGAGAAGGTGCCGGAGCCGGTGAGTGCGACCTCGATCGAGATCGGCATCGCTGGTGTGATCCCCAAGCCGTATGTGCCCTCCGACCAGAGGCGGCTTGAGATCTATCGACGCGTTGCGACCGTCGCGACACACGCGGAACTCACCAAGGTGCGGGGCGATCTGGTCACGGCATATGGCGAGCCGCCCAGGGCTGTCGAGCGGCTTCTCGATCTTGCATCGCTGCGCCTCGCCCTCGCTGGGCTTGGCGTGCGCACGCTCACGATCAGGGATAAGGATGTGATCTTCAGGACGCCGGAGCCGGGCACGCTCGCGCTACGTCTCCAAGGGATTCAAGGGACTGTGACGCCCCTGCCCCCGAAGTCCACCGATTCGCTCGCCGAGGTGTATTACCGGCCGCCACCCGCGTATATGGAGCCGGAGACGCTGCTTGCCGTGCTTCGTAAGCGCTTGTGTCCGGCACCGGCCGGAGAGACCACGCAGGCAGCGAGTGATGATGCTGCGGCGGGGCTGCCTGCGAAGCCGCCCGTCAAGGTGAAGGGGTTTGCGGCGGTTTCCAAGCCCAAGGCACCTGTGCGGGGCTCGCTCAGGAAGCCGAAGTAG
- a CDS encoding helix-hairpin-helix domain-containing protein, whose product MESAQRSEQTGCWTTGAARIFGASVLLFLVGFASWQAWRQSRGTSAWAGVGQAVSVLESDGVGERIARGAASGPIVDGRLDLNRADLAQLELLPGVGLATAARIVAYREQIGGFRTVDELSGVRGIGPRTMERLRERVVVTPGPTDQRPPGD is encoded by the coding sequence ATGGAATCGGCCCAACGCTCGGAACAGACCGGGTGCTGGACAACCGGGGCGGCCCGGATCTTCGGCGCATCGGTGCTGCTCTTTCTGGTTGGATTTGCATCGTGGCAGGCCTGGCGCCAGAGCCGCGGCACCTCGGCGTGGGCCGGTGTTGGGCAGGCGGTCTCTGTGCTCGAATCTGATGGTGTTGGGGAGCGGATCGCGCGGGGTGCTGCCTCGGGACCGATCGTCGACGGGCGTCTTGACTTGAATCGAGCCGACCTCGCCCAACTGGAGTTGTTGCCGGGCGTTGGACTCGCGACTGCGGCTCGGATCGTCGCATACCGAGAGCAGATCGGCGGATTCCGCACGGTCGATGAGCTCTCGGGCGTGCGTGGGATCGGGCCTCGGACGATGGAGCGGCTGCGCGAGCGGGTGGTGGTCACACCGGGACCCACGGACCAACGTCCGCCGGGCGACTGA
- a CDS encoding endo-1,4-beta-xylanase: MLTFAVFEGDAPASTWALKHVCLFLAGDVPCNGDIRFEDGRIVAERQTPESCGLMIQFPVELPGESGPRPLGMLTLETCLLRPRKDPYLLSLELARRQIMQFLNRLEDWGMFDLASTDPILQQFEAARRRFTAALVAQKHDDPSDRTKVTMSAEADRLSREALGLAVDASERLALAHAERELPKRVTGERYAQAVDVYKAVHQETPPASASILMPGTLGVTLPTRPMLGVAVDPSQFSESLQKTTQAVADFMVMPMRWIDMEPEEGEYAFAATDRWIEWAIRAAKMPVVGGPLIDFRPGIVPEWLYIWENDYETLRDLVAEHVRQIVTRYRRTVTRWTVVSGLHINRHFPMTLEQMLELTRICVLVTRKLHPAAKVVVEINQPFGEYLAYSRRAVPPLAYIELLNQAGVAIDGVGLRVQVGQPGVGGSARDLMALALMLDRYAMLERPVFVTATGAPSQPLTDESREEQFRDAGWWRAPWSPTTQADFARKFATIALSRPFVHSVAWQDLADGTRKAREMPYGGLVNSAGEPKPAARALMETRRSLRDGRVAPGSMSFD; the protein is encoded by the coding sequence ATGCTGACGTTCGCAGTCTTTGAGGGCGATGCGCCGGCCAGTACGTGGGCGCTGAAGCACGTCTGCCTCTTCCTGGCGGGCGATGTTCCCTGCAATGGTGACATTCGATTCGAGGATGGGCGGATTGTCGCGGAGCGGCAGACGCCGGAGTCGTGCGGGCTGATGATCCAGTTCCCGGTGGAGTTGCCTGGGGAATCGGGGCCTCGCCCCTTGGGGATGCTCACGCTTGAGACGTGCCTGCTCAGGCCGCGGAAGGATCCGTATCTGCTCTCGTTGGAGCTTGCGCGCCGGCAGATCATGCAGTTTCTGAACCGGCTTGAAGACTGGGGGATGTTCGACCTTGCGTCGACCGATCCGATCCTGCAGCAGTTTGAGGCGGCACGTCGGAGGTTCACGGCCGCGCTTGTGGCGCAGAAGCATGACGATCCATCCGACCGGACGAAGGTGACGATGTCTGCCGAGGCGGACCGGCTTTCTCGAGAGGCCCTGGGGCTCGCGGTGGATGCTTCGGAGCGTCTGGCGCTCGCGCACGCCGAACGCGAGTTGCCCAAACGAGTGACGGGTGAGCGTTACGCGCAGGCGGTCGACGTCTACAAGGCCGTACATCAGGAGACGCCCCCCGCGAGCGCGTCGATCCTGATGCCGGGTACGCTGGGTGTGACGCTGCCGACGAGGCCGATGCTGGGCGTGGCGGTGGACCCCTCGCAGTTCTCGGAGTCGCTCCAGAAGACGACGCAGGCGGTTGCGGACTTTATGGTCATGCCGATGCGGTGGATCGACATGGAGCCGGAGGAGGGGGAGTACGCGTTCGCAGCGACCGATCGATGGATCGAGTGGGCGATCCGCGCGGCGAAGATGCCGGTCGTCGGCGGGCCGCTCATCGATTTCCGCCCCGGGATCGTGCCCGAGTGGCTGTACATCTGGGAGAATGACTACGAGACGCTGCGCGACCTCGTGGCCGAGCATGTCAGGCAGATCGTGACTCGGTATCGTCGCACTGTGACGCGGTGGACTGTCGTCTCCGGTTTGCACATCAACCGCCACTTCCCCATGACGCTCGAGCAGATGCTCGAACTCACGCGGATCTGTGTGCTTGTGACGCGGAAGCTGCATCCCGCGGCGAAGGTCGTTGTCGAGATCAATCAGCCCTTCGGGGAGTATCTCGCGTACAGCCGCAGGGCGGTGCCGCCGCTGGCGTATATCGAGTTGCTGAACCAGGCGGGCGTGGCGATCGACGGCGTTGGTCTTCGCGTGCAGGTGGGGCAGCCGGGCGTGGGCGGTTCCGCCCGGGACCTGATGGCATTGGCGCTGATGCTCGATCGTTATGCGATGCTCGAGAGGCCCGTGTTCGTGACGGCGACGGGCGCGCCGAGCCAGCCGCTGACGGACGAGTCACGGGAGGAGCAGTTCCGCGATGCGGGGTGGTGGAGGGCGCCGTGGTCCCCGACAACTCAGGCGGACTTTGCCAGGAAGTTCGCGACGATCGCGCTGTCGCGCCCGTTTGTGCACAGTGTGGCGTGGCAGGATCTGGCCGACGGGACGCGGAAGGCCCGCGAGATGCCTTACGGTGGGTTGGTGAACTCTGCGGGTGAGCCAAAGCCCGCGGCTCGGGCTCTGATGGAGACTCGGCGGTCGCTCCGCGATGGCAGAGTGGCGCCGGGTTCTATGTCGTTTGACTGA
- a CDS encoding phosphoribosylaminoimidazolesuccinocarboxamide synthase has product MPTSERSLGNEQPLFESRLRLASRRQGKVRDVYRIPGSGRDPARVLMVASDRLSAFDVVLPTPIPGKGRLLSEMAGFWLRFIESKGLARTHLLSTDPADIPDEAFGSDTTQRDQLAGRITIGRLCRVIPVECVVRGYIEGSGLKDYQATGAICGINLPPGLRQCERLPSPIFTPATKEEQGKHDENISFEQASMIVGHVMMERLRETSLAIYAAASAHALSRGIIIADTKFEFGIPIDEHGNDIGREPIVIDEALTPDSSRFWPADRYEPGRPQPSFDKQFVREYLETLVASGSWNKQAPGPALPPEIVEGTLERYREARDRLLG; this is encoded by the coding sequence ATGCCGACCTCAGAAAGATCGTTGGGAAACGAGCAGCCCCTCTTTGAATCTCGCCTGAGACTCGCTTCCCGACGCCAGGGAAAGGTGCGTGACGTCTATCGCATCCCCGGGTCCGGGCGAGACCCGGCGCGCGTGCTGATGGTCGCCTCGGACCGCCTCTCGGCGTTCGATGTCGTCCTGCCGACGCCCATCCCCGGCAAGGGGCGACTCTTGTCTGAGATGGCCGGCTTCTGGCTCCGCTTCATCGAGTCCAAAGGCCTGGCAAGAACCCACCTTCTCTCCACCGATCCGGCCGACATTCCCGATGAGGCGTTCGGCTCTGATACAACCCAGAGAGACCAACTGGCCGGGCGCATCACCATCGGGAGGTTGTGCCGCGTCATACCCGTCGAGTGCGTCGTCCGCGGCTACATCGAGGGCTCCGGCCTGAAGGACTATCAGGCAACTGGTGCGATCTGTGGCATCAACCTCCCGCCGGGGCTCCGCCAGTGCGAGCGACTCCCCTCGCCGATCTTCACCCCCGCAACCAAGGAAGAGCAGGGCAAACACGACGAGAACATCTCCTTCGAGCAGGCCTCGATGATTGTCGGTCACGTCATGATGGAACGCCTCCGCGAAACGTCGCTCGCGATCTACGCCGCGGCATCCGCCCACGCACTCTCACGCGGCATCATCATCGCGGATACCAAGTTCGAGTTCGGCATCCCGATCGACGAACACGGGAACGACATCGGGCGCGAACCGATCGTGATCGACGAGGCCCTGACCCCCGACAGCTCGCGGTTCTGGCCCGCCGACCGCTACGAACCGGGCCGCCCGCAGCCGAGTTTCGACAAGCAGTTCGTCCGCGAGTATCTCGAGACGCTCGTCGCCTCCGGCTCGTGGAACAAGCAGGCACCCGGCCCCGCACTCCCGCCCGAGATCGTCGAAGGCACGCTCGAACGGTACCGCGAGGCCCGTGACCGGCTTCTCGGCTGA